The Alosa sapidissima isolate fAloSap1 chromosome 17, fAloSap1.pri, whole genome shotgun sequence DNA segment gcagctcccctgggccacaccaaaaggcaagtcatgtttttcagatacatgatctcctagactgatataaaaatctctgccagtaatgtaggtttgaaaccagtttagagcattatcagagagacccacccacttcgcaaggcggtgaattaggatgctatgatcaatggtgtcaaatgccgcactcaaatccagaagaataaggattgagactttgtttgagtcggtagctagtctgagatcattgactatttttactagagccgtttctgtgctgtgatttgatctaaaacctgattggaatttttcaaggatactgttttcgttgaggaaggtatttaactgattacaaacaactttttcaagtactttgctcaaaaacgatagatttgatataggcctgtagttgctcagattggtatggtcaagatttgactttttaagtaaaggtttcacaacagcggttttaaaagcagttggaaatatacctgtttctaatgaggtatttattaccttgagaaaaaagggagctaagccatcatatacttttttgaggaatgtagtagggattggatctaaaacacatgttgaggagccggtttgagttataattttaccaagctcagattgagtaatagtgctaaaggaccttaattttggggggctgtttttgggtgtactatcaaacatattacttgtgttaccaatagcctcccttatagaaatgactttgtttttgaagaagtctgcaaattcttcgcatcttagagaggatgcctagCAGTGAGCTTCACACAGACCATTGCTATGTTCTATCAGCAGATTGACTTGGTTATgtttatttagcagatgcttttaggGATGCACTAATGTTTCGGCCAACATCGGTAACAGACAATATCGGCCTTGTTTACTGACATCGGCTATTGGCAAATTTATATGACATTTACCGATGTCAGTGGCTGATGTTTATCTGTTATGCTGCATCAATTCAATAGTGTGCTATGAAGGCCTGAATGACTTGAAAATGGTTCAGTTATGTTTTTAtaaatatttttcttttcacTCTACTAAAGGGTATaattaacaacaaaaacaaagtaaacaaacaaagaaaaagatATCGGCATTGGTTATCgtccaaattattattttatatacaTCAGTATCAGCCCAAAAATGTCTCAATCAGTGCATCCCTAGGTGCTTTTATCAAAAGCTACCTAAAGCATTGAATGGCAGTCAACTGTAGTTCAGAGTGATGGATTTGAATTTAATTTTACCAGCTACAGGAAGCCAATGATGAGTAACTAGTAGAGGTGTttcatgtgtatgattgacaATTCTGATTCATACGGAGTCATTCAGTGACACTCCCTTTTGCcaaaccccctcacacacacacacacacacacacacacaaccaatacCCAGAAATGCATGGTTTGTCCTGGTTTTTGATCGGATACTTCATCACTGCTGGTGTGTTTTATATTGAGAGTCCTCAGTGCTCATTTCTATTGACCTCATATAGGGTCTGAAGAGGAACTGGGATGATCTGCATCATCAGTACCAGGGCCTGTCCGTCATCACTGACACCACTCCCAAGAAGTACCGCAAGGAGCGCCTTGAGCTGGAGATGAAGCATCTAGAGCGAGACATCGATCTCATCGAGCGCTACAAGACCATTTACATCGCCAGCAACTAGCCCAAGAGACACTGGAGATTGACCAGGAGGAACCAGTAGGACTAAATAAGAGGGTTACTGCCACTGAACTTGGAATACTTTTTGTCATTATTGTCACCGTTTCATTTTGTtccaaataaatgaatgacaagTCTTTGCAATAACACAAAGTGTGTGTAAACCCAATTTAATTTCCTTCAGACTTGATAGATAACTCATAAGTCAACAGTTCAAGTATTACCTGTCACATGTTTAAAAAATCCAGTGATTTATATTGATGTCTGTTTGTAACGTGTCCAAACCCATTATTAGTGTGGAGGAGGATGGGTCCAGGACACCAGACAACACTGTTCTGGAGGTGTTGTGGACTTAATTCAACAAAACACAgatgaaggaaggtgcctgcttgctaacgccagtgaaatgcccaCAAAGGTCACTCTGTTagtgacatgttttttttatttttattctgtTTTGGTTTTAGTTAgcaaatttgctaacaggttcatcTGAGTTCACCCAGGCTACTGATATTGTTCTACAGCAATATGTCTAATGATGGTATCAATAGTAAAGGTGAATATGTTGACCATGATTTGCCATGAAGTTAAAATTCTAAATGCCTCATCCACTTTCCTTAGTAGAGCCTATGCGAACTAGGCTACATGAGGCACACAAGAAAACACAAATGGTCATGTGAAATGTTTTGGGTAGAGACGTGCCAGCACACAATGCCCCAGGCTGGACATTTACTTCATCCCTGAACGGACTAAACTATTTCCATTCATGCTTTCGTGTATGTGTCTTTTCATCCAAGAAGATTTTCATTGGCTGAAAAAGATGCACCCCCTGTCTAATAACTTCAGCATGACTCTGGCCCATGCTGTTCATTAACTCTAAATAGCCTAAGTAGATGCAACCCTCTTCTGCAATTTCAGTCTCCTGCTAGACCATCTTATAATGGCAGAATAGAATTTCAAATATGGGATGTTTATACAATAAAGACATGGCATATAAAATGTCTATAAGACAtagacataaaacaaaacaaatctatTAAATGTGAAATCCTGGATGAACTTTGAGTACTTTATTATTCAGTAAAAAAAAGTCTGACAGGTTGTAATAGGTAGCCTACAAGGTAGGTACTGAGATTTTAAATAAATTTGACAGACTGCAGGTAAAGTGACAACATTGTCTTTCAAATGTACCCAGTGATGGGAAAACAACTGGTGAAGATTTTTACACAGGATATGGATAAATTACTGACTCTTGCTCCTCCTCCTTATCAGTGCATTCTCAAGTGCTGATCAAGTTCACTCTCCGTAGGCTGTTATCTAGCTGGTTTCCCAGGATCTCTGTTAATCGAGGATTCAATATGTCAGACTTCAAAATGATCCGGAGTCCTAAAACAGACCAGGGGATTGTGGTAAACTTTCAAATTTGATGAAAACTGTTCTGGTAAACGATATTAGTGATGGAAGATGAAGCTACACCAGCTATATACGATTGACTTAAAGTTGCTTAATGATATTGGACGAGCCGACGTTGTTTCGCTAGTTCTTCCTTCCTAATTCCTAGCCATTGACGCTTTAATGGACTTCGTTCAAACATTCTGAAATTACGGTCTACGAAATAATATCTTGTCAATAGCTTATTACAGTGAATTATATTTAAACTGTGTTTCATTTGTGGTGTAGCTTGAAGATGAGTGGCCAGGCTACGACCTAAACCTTTTCACTTACCCTGAACATTACCACGGAGACTTGGAGAACATCTACATTCCGCACGGTGTCATCATGGACAGGTAGGTTTCAGCTGGAGCCGCGCTACATTTTCCTGCCAAATCCATATAAcacgcacgaacgcacacaaacgcacacacttacatacacaaacaaacaaatgcacgcACATGCGTACAAAAGAGATAGAATGAAACCCTTTATCAATTTTCACAATGTATCCCTTTTGCCAATTTAtcagtgatgtgttgtgtgtggacaGCCTTGCTATATGCAATAGTCGGATGCCTCCTTCAGTAGGCCAAACACATCCCACACATTAAGTTCCCCTCCACTGTGTTTATTTTGATCTCCACTGGATGAAATGATGAAATGTCAGTTTTTCTCTGTAATCTTGAAAATGCATTGCATGTCTTAGctgaaaagaaaatacattattccAGGTGATGatttgattctctctctctctctctctctctctctcacacacacacacacacacacaaacacacacacacagcacaacacaggatATTAAATCTGTCGTGTTAAATTTATCTCCGCAGGACTGAGTGCCTGGCCAGACTAGTGGTGGACGACACAGATGACAACTACATGGTGGTGCTGTGCGTCCTCAAAGGGGGCTACAAGTTCTGCGCTGACCTGGTGGAGTGCATCAAAGCAGTGAGCCACAACACCCCCAAACACATGACCGTCCGAGTGGAGTTCATCCGCCTCAAGAGCTACCTGGTGAGTGGACAGCTAAGACCGGGTGTCATGGATCACTTTGACTTTGCTTCATCCACTTTGTCCTGCATTGAACTGATTGTTGATTGTGGGCTTTTAGTTCTTGGGTTTGGAGAAATGACCAGTCTGCTTCTTAGAAGATTTTGTTTATTCTAAGTGTCTAAATGTTTCTTGCTAGCAGTACAGAAAGGCCCAAAAAATGGTCTCtaatcagtgttgggagtaacaaGTCATTCCACCGAATCGGTGCCTTTTGCGTCCCATAACATATAATCAGTTCTAAAGTTGCTTTAACAACAAATACATGTGTAATTTAAAAAACTTAATGTTACTATAGATCATATGCATAAATATAAGACCAAgtaaacccaataaaatacaagttAAAATTATTAAAATCACATAAATATTTGCTATGGGTAAGGATTTTGGTTGATTTTGGCTTGTCCCACgctatgttttttctttttcaacagCACTTCTCAGTTGTAAAATGTTGGTAAAATGATACAATTTTCACAGTTTTATATTGTCTTAAGTGTAATCTCATTGTTAAGCAATGATTTTGACATAAATAGATATGTTTTCTTAGAAAATATAAGTCATTTATCATTGTCCCTTAATTTCATCTCAGTCCTGTTACTTTCACTAAAACCCCTTATAAAATAATGGTACAAACTAGAAGTGACATAATTTCAAGGAAGTGACATCATTTAGAAGAAGCAGATTCCACAGTGTAAGAAAGGGTAACTTTCTCTCTTCTTAAATGTCctatttttcatgttttatcagGGTTGTGAGAGAGGGGCGAGCATACAACATCAGTCCTGTTACCATTTTTTAAAGTGTATATATAAACAATTATTTATCAATACTGATATTACCTATATCTAGAAGTAATAacctttcagattacattacatgtgCCTCCCTAACCTTGACCTGTTAGCTAGAAAGGAGCAATTTACCATGAAATCATCAGTCCTGTTACCATCAGTCCTGTTACTATCCTACAATATTCTATGTAATAAGTGAATGGTAAAAAATAAATGCATAGCTTGAGATGGCCCAACACAATTTCTTGTCATGTTAAGATGTGTTaattaaatgggcattgaaaaaaatcagtttgaaacaattatatttttcacatttttaaagttGAAAAGGCACCGATTTCATGGAATGAcatattgctttttgctgtaacgcGGTAATGTAAGCCATTACAAAAAACTATTGGGTAATAtttttttactcggtacaaaccTCAGTAACGCGCATTGCAATGCATTTTAACCTGAAATTAAGTGGTGTTATGTTTTGATATTCGCAAACAACTGCGCAAATCTCCTGTTactggttgaagatgactgtggctggCTGCAACTGACTCGATGGACATAAGCCTACGCTCATTATTTTCAATTTATCAGAGACAACTAGGATATGAAGAACAGTtaagtgcactttgtgtgtgaaacCGAAAGATCTCTATACCTTGCGAAATAGCACAATTAATTTAATGACACATCTAGAGCGGTGCCacgctaatctttttgattcttgataaAGCATAAATGCTCTTCATGTCAGCTTCgtgctgtgaacttgaattaaagagaatgaagggatagaaatgtaaaaaagatgGGGACTTGGActtaggcctgtcaaactcgattccttttaaggatccgggttattatgagtcactcactaaactgatccgggttgaacgagtcacttgagtcacttgagtcagtattgctaaatcgcaaagaaattcagtcctacgttcaagcagtgccgtggggtgcttcatttcgttaagtgccttctcatgttggatgtggatcctccatgatttgaaaccaggtttttgcagcacttgcatttagcctttagagttttgctctcctggtcaaagtgcatccacatattgttcatctttttggtgctcatgttcagaaacgttgatcttattgacagagagggtagcctatatgataataattaattatttgttgttgttttgttaacaatagaaaagtttgcctaggtctaatgctactctgctacaatgtttattaccactactactaatagtaggctactaggaatctattctaataagtattataggctgctaatactagacaactaatattactattaatcatagctatactgttaggtaccctaatataatataatataatataatataatataatataatataatatagcctaatataataccatcaaaacctccacccactcacgggaaagaaagcagtttgagccagactgtttatgtattgtcttaacctagcctaagcaattgactttcaatgtagacatagaaacaggaacgtagaaatgccctgcagtgaataaattattattattgttattattattattattactactactaccagacatgtggactcgagtcacatgacttggactcgagtcagactcgagtcatgattttaatgacttcagactcgacttggacttgaatactattcactcgagacttgactcggactttgcctctttaacttgtaatgacttgacaggtctcgagtcaaaaaatgaatttcctgatcgtggaccagtcaccccagagatgctttcaccTCGCaacgaaaaaaaacaaaatacacatagtggacacaaacaggcagagcacagtgatcagtgctgctgttaccaccacgcatcacgcactgtgtgtagggcaccaagagacagaggaaggaccaataataaataaatattagctttactgcaaactgatttgcatttttgttagagaacgtttacaatgtcaaaatgtatcaacagcatgttacataacgatgatccaacttgaacgtatgctagcggcctactccatttaattaagaACGCGTCTCAGCACGCACAAAAGGGAGAGAAACGTGGGCCTATGAAGGGAAATCATGAAGGAAACAAAGACGAGATTagaggaaattgcggatttatccggtactcactactgttttaaactgtgagagccagggAACTTTGACAGGCTGcaaatggacaagaatatgaagagttgtctttgcttttgtgtaatggaactggtgagtcttgaaatcttcaataattcgtttacatgaagcacatgatattatgccgattgaaacgcattccacgtagctaggtggctactggctataccaggctcataattcacttttaattgcaaacagaaaatgtctagcaagcatcatgtcatcacatgcttttatttccaaaggaatgaaagctgtttgtgccaacttaatatcatgcgtatcgttgttaatattgtgctatacatgtggcacaaacaatgttagagtttgtggactagccatagctatatttgaatggagctggtaaaaaaacatcattaggagaacgtgtggacagtggcacacaatgggcttaaagtgacagtgcaccttttacaaatgagttaaacagcatcacatgtatagtatttaagaaatgaatactttaaaacaaaattactttgtcattatcctttaaataaatagaagtgttttacttttacctttgtggttactcagtaATATTGTGATTTATGctgtatttaatatgccataTAAGAAGCTTTAGCCTTTAGTGAGAAAATGTACTTTTTAATCGCAATTAAtatagattaattcatttcaaaatatgagattaattagttctttttttaatcgtttgacagccctaataaaaaCGTAAAATATTTAACCGCAGCAATTtactaatgtagcctatgtgacgATTCTTCTCGTCACCATTTATTGGAATCATTAAccatgaccttggcttcccttatgagtcgccactggcagacagcctaataaattgattgcaggcaaatctgtggcctagcacaGTGAAATgcaatcagtcaaattatttctcatccttacagtggacaccgcaatttggaaaaacaatatatatttgcTGCTATGAGTGtcttgtagctatccgttttgtacagattactcaggtatgctcatgcgtatattacacaggtatgcgcatgcatatatcgtaaatgATTTCAAGACAAaaccattgaacatattttaatctgtatttataaaaaaaattactgtagattagattgatgtgttaaaattatgatcgatagtctaataatggcattattaagtgaagagtacctgatgacttgttcaggacttgaaaaagattgggacttggacttggactcgacttggctttgaggtgacttggacttggactcgacttgcccttctctgtatttacttgggacttgacttggacttgactgcttaGATTtgagacttacttgtgacttgccaaacagtgacttggtcccacctctgactactactactattctcattaggcctattattattatcaccttgacacgagtagaaactaggctactcgctcatctacagatccactcatgtagccggctgattcgactgactcgcactcataacaacatgtaaccggtccgcccggctgatccaaatgacccaggtaggctagcctactcaagcaactccatacagagct contains these protein-coding regions:
- the prtfdc1a gene encoding hypoxanthine-guanine phosphoribosyltransferase isoform X1 yields the protein MSDFKMIRSPKTDQGIVLEDEWPGYDLNLFTYPEHYHGDLENIYIPHGVIMDRTECLARLVVDDTDDNYMVVLCVLKGGYKFCADLVECIKAVSHNTPKHMTVRVEFIRLKSYLNDQSTEDLHIIGPEDLSVITGKNVLIVEGIVDTGKTMKALLKHVKTFQPKMVKVAGLLVKRVPNVVGTLPDYVGFVIPNRFVVGYALDYNEYFRDLNHICVISDQGKVKYKI
- the prtfdc1a gene encoding phosphoribosyltransferase domain-containing protein 1 isoform X2, producing MSDFKMIRSPKTDQGIVLEDEWPGYDLNLFTYPEHYHGDLENIYIPHGVIMDRTECLARLVVDDTDDNYMVVLCVLKGGYKFCADLVECIKAVSHNTPKHMTVRVEFIRLKSYLNVLIVEGIVDTGKTMKALLKHVKTFQPKMVKVAGLLVKRVPNVVGTLPDYVGFVIPNRFVVGYALDYNEYFRDLNHICVISDQGKVKYKI